The following coding sequences lie in one Anomalospiza imberbis isolate Cuckoo-Finch-1a 21T00152 chromosome 17, ASM3175350v1, whole genome shotgun sequence genomic window:
- the EPB42 gene encoding protein 4.2, with translation MGQGLSIQKCDFMIPENNKSHHTEEISTKRLIVRRGQPFTITVSFSAPVHNYLKQMKRTFLIVQTGPHSSKADEIQAEFPISSLGDQKQWSAAVEEQDPNFWTLCVNTPANAPIGQYTLLLHASKSPQLLGSFTLLFNPWCQDDEVFLANEAQRQEYILNQEGIIYQGTENSILAQPWDFSQFEEDMVDICFILLALGEHFQREKDPAQRKNPVHVCRAVAAMVNCNEFRSLTEYEPGQHDNGTPPSKWLGSSPILQQWIASKFQPVCYGRCWVFAAVLCSVLRCLGIPTRVVTGFTWAHNTKSSLSVDEYYDEDGTLLTQDKSARVWTFHVWNECWMARTDLLPEYSGWQALDATCQEKSKGLSFCGPAPVHAIKEGDTQVDYDVCYFFAAINAKCHVWIHKADDTLKPAFGGTKYTGNNISTKSVGSERCEDITQNYKYPEGSLQEKKVLDKAYRNMKELETTSSSTQFIFLPTALEEPVNLFIHFQSSSSLQLGQDITFSIEVFNNCDGEKATHLVAGIQALHYNGVPIAQLWKEEFHFNLHSNSVNNLQVSVPYTWFGKELGENHLLRLTAVLRDEDSSYMYLAQEEISLCDSPLTIEFPEKMVQYEPSTAKISLQNPLTEPLEQCVIAVTGRGLIYRQRNYRLGSVQAKSTQELQIPFTPTRAGPRRLTARLTCLQLQNLKSYRTTNIAAA, from the exons ATGGGCCAAG GTCTGAGCATCCAAAAATGTGATTTCATGATCCCAGAGAATAACAAAAGCCATCACACAGAAGAAATCAGCACTAAAAGGCTCATAGTGAGGCGGGGACAGCCATTCACCATCACTGTGAGCTTCTCAGCTCCAGTACACAACTACCTGAAGCAGATGAAGAGGACCTTCCTCATTGTACAGACAG GACCACATTCTTCCAAAGCAGATGAAATCCAGGCTGAATTTCCCATCTCCAGCCTGGGAGACCAGAAGCAGTGGAGTGCAGCAGTGGAGGAACAGGACCCAAACTTCTGGACCCTCTGTGTGAACACACCTGCCAATGCCCCCATCGGCCAGTACACTCTGCTTTTAcatgcctccaaatcccctcagCTCCTGGGCAGCTTCACCCTCCTCTTTAATCCCTGGTGCCAAG ACGATGAGGTGTTCTTGGCTAATGAGGCACAGCGACAGGAGTACATTTTAAACCAAGAGGGCATCATCTACCAGGGGACTGAAAATTCAATCCTAGCCCAACCCTGGGACTTCAGTCAG TTTGAGGAGGATATGGTTGACATCTGCTTCATACTGCTGGCTCTAGGGGAGCACTTCCAAAGAGAAAAGGATCCTGCCCAACGCAAAAACCCAGTCCATGTCTGCCGAGCAGTTGCTGCCATG GTGAACTGCAATGAGTTTAGAAGCCTGACAGAATATGAGCCTGGGCAACACGATAATGGGACACCCCCTTCCAAGTGGCTGGGAAGCAGTCCCATCCTCCAGCAGTGGATTGCATCAAAATTCCAGCCCGTCTGCTACGGGAGGTGCTGGGTGTTTGCTGCAGTCCTCTGTTCAG TTCTGAGGTGCCTGGGAATTCCTACCAGGGTGGTCACTGGCTTTACATGGGCTCACAACACCAAGAGCAGCCTGAGTGTGGATGAGTACTATGATGAAGATGGGACACTGCTCACACAGGACAAGAGTGCTCGTGTCTG GACCTTCCATGTTTGGAATGAATGCTGGATGGCTCGGACAGACTTGCTACCAGAGTACAGTGGGTGGCAGGCACTGGATGCCACCtgccaggaaaaaagcaaag GTCTGTCCTTCTGTGGGCCAGCCCCTGTTCATGCCATCAAGGAAGGCGACACACAAGTTGATTATGATGTCTGCTACTTCTTTGCTGCCATCAATGCCAAGTGTCATGTCTGGATACACAAAGCAGATGACACCCTCAAGCCAGCTTTTGGTGGCACAAAATACACCGGTAACAACATCAGCACCAAGAGTGTTGGCAGTGAGCGCTGTGAGGACATCACACAAAACTACAAGTACCCTGAAG gttctctccaggaaaaaaaagtacttgACAAAGCCTACAGAAATATGAAGGAACTTGAGacaaccagcagcagcacacagttTATCTTCCTTCCTACTGCTCTGGAAGAGCCAGTCAACCTTTTCATCCACTTCCAGTCAAGTAGTTCTTTGCAACTGGGACAAGATATTACATTTTCCATTGAAGTATTTAACAACTGTGATGGAGAAAAGGCTACTCATTTGGTAGCTGGGATCCAGGCTCTGCATTATAATGGTGTGCCCATTGCCCAACTTTGGAAGGAAGAGTTTCATTTTAACCTCCACAGCAACTCAG TCAATAACCTGCAGGTCTCTGTGCCTTACACATGGTTTGGAAAAGAGCTGGGAGAGAACCACCTGCTCAGGCTGACTGCTGTGCTGAGAGATGAGGACTCCTCCTACATGTACCTGGCACAGGAAGAAATCAGCCTTTGTGATTCCCCTCTCACCATTGAG TTCCCAGAAAAAATGGTCCAGTATGAGCCAAGCACAGCAAAGATCAGCCTCCAGAACCCCCTCACAGAACCCCTGGAGCAGTGTGTGATAGCAGTCACAGGGCGAGGGCTCATTTACAGACAAAGGAATTACAG gctgggctctgtgcaAGCTAAAAGCACTCAAGAGCTGCAAATCCCATTCACCCCCACTCGAGCAGGGCCCAGAAGACTCACTGCACGTCTTACCTGCCTCCAGCTCCAGAACCTGAAGAGCTACAGAACTACCAACATTGCAGCTGCCTGA
- the LOC137484070 gene encoding protein-glutamine gamma-glutamyltransferase 6-like produces MFLINMSCVFLALKIGKVNWQSKLNKAAHHTSDYSSTELILRRGQPFSISLNLKTTVQSWDNLTFIASTGPSPAESQQTKAIFTLSEESASGWSATQEPSEPRCLNFTILSPADAVIGRYKLQLQVLAGNKVSSKVLGQFVLLFNPWCPDDDVYMANEKERQEYVLNDSGIIFQGVEKDIQEEAWNYGQFEEDILDISLAVLDRSLNHREDPAVDVSKRNSPVYVSRVISAMVNSNDEKGVVEGKWSGKFRSGTNPLRWSGSVTILRRWYRARYRPVRYGQCWVFAGVTCTVLRCLGIPTRVITNFNSAHDKNLNLSIDKYIDVSGNNLHLSEDSVWNFHVWNESWFIRRDLGSFYDGWQVLDATPQEKSKGIYQCGPASTRAIKEGDVNLDYDSPFVFAAVNADCVTWIRYSKKRKERIYSDTRKIGKFISTKAVGTNSRVDVTANYKYPEGSLKERQVYKKALKLLGVRRPGKRSKIPRPRRRFSRAQPAQTPSISGKLLLDASPVVGQDILLTLTLRNLISDFKTIKVKLKASAILYTRKPKAEILQLHRSVKLGSEEVKEISFTISYSQYKNSVMDDRKILVTAVCQVKRGASLLVEKDIVLQDPFLTIKVLGPAVVHKPVSVEVTFTNPLSDEVTDCVLRAEGSGLLKEQLRICVERMAPMETSTVEFEIIPYRSGTRQLQVDLVCTHFSDIKGFVMLQVAPAQ; encoded by the exons atgtttttaattaacaTGTCTTGTGTCTTTCTAGCCCTAAAAATAGGAAAAGTCAACTGGCAATCCAAACTAAATAAAGCTGCACACCACACCTCTGATTACAGCAGCACAGAACTCATCTTGAGGAGAGGACAGCCCTTCAGCATCTCTCTGAACCTCAAAACAACAGTGCAGTCTTGGGACAACCTCACCTTTATTGCAAGCACAG gACCATCTCCAGCAGAATCCCAGCAGACCAAGGCCATATTTACCCTTTCTGAGGAGAGTGCCAGTGGCTGGAGTGCAACCCAAGAGCCCAGTGAGCCTCGCTGCCTGAACTTCACCATCCTCAGCCCAGCCGATGCCGTCATCGGACGATACAAACTCCAACTCCAGGTCCTTGCTGGGAACAAGGTCTCTTCCAAAGTCCTGGGCCAGTTTGTGCTACTCTTCAATCCCTGGTGTCCAG ATGATGATGTCTACATGGCTAATGAAAAGGAGCGGCAGGAGTATGTCCTGAATGACAGTGGAATCATATTTCAGGGAGTGGAGAAAGACATTCAAGAAGAAGCTTGGAACTATGGACAG TTTGAAGAGGACATCCTTGATATCTCTCTGGCTGTTCTGGACCGGAGCCTGAACCACCGTGAGGACCCAGCTGTGGATGTCTCCAAGCGGAACAGCCCCGTCTATGTCAGCAGGGTTATCAGTGCCATG GTTAACAGCAACGATGAGAAGGGAGTAGTGGAAGGGAAGTGGAGCGGGAAGTTCCGCTCAGGAACAAACCCCCTGCGCTGGAGCGGGAGCGTGACCATCCTGCGGAGGTGGTACCGGGCCAGGTACAGACCCGTCCGCTACGGCCAGTGCTGGGTCTTTGCAGGAGTCACATGCACAg TACTGAGATGCTTGGGAATACCTACTCGTGTTATTACAAACTTCAACTCTGCCCATGACAAGAACCTAAATCTGAGTATTGATAAGTACATTGATGTGTCTGGAAACAACCTGCACTTGAGTGAAGACAGTGTGTG GAATTTCCATGTCTGGAATGAAAGCTGGTTCATTAGAAGAGACCTTGGCTCTTTTTATGATGGATGGCAGGTTCTGGATGCAACGccccaggaaaaaagcaaag GCATCTATCAGTGTGGTCCTGCCTCCACCAGAGCCATTAAGGAAGGGGATGTGAACCTGGATTACGACAGCCCGTTTGTGTTTGCAGCAGTGAATGCTGACTGTGTTACTTGGATTCGCTATagcaagaaaaggaaagagagaattTATTCTGATACCAGGAAGATTGGAAAATTTATCAGCACCAAAGCAGTGGGCACCAATTCCCGTGTGGATGTCACTGCTAATTACAAATATCCAGAAG GATCCTTGAAAGAAAGGCAGGTGTACaagaaagcactgaagctgctTGGTGTGAGAAGACCtgggaaaagaagcaaaattccaaGACCCAGAAGACGATTTTCAAGGGCACAGCCTGCACAAACCCCCAGCATCTCAGGGAAGCTGCTCCTTGATGCATCTCCTGTGGTTGGCCAGGACATCCTCCTTACCTTGACACTCAGAAACTTGATCTCAGATTTTAAGACCATAAAGGTTAAACTGAAGGCTTCAGCCATTCTCTACACCAGAAAACCCAAGGCAGAGATTTTGCAGTTGCATAGGTCTGTTAAACTTGGATCTGAAGAag TGAAAGAGATTTCTTTCACGATCTCCTACTCCCAGTACAAAAACTCTGTGATGGATGACAGGAAGATCCTAGTGACTGCTGTGTGCCAGGTCAAACGGGGAGCCTCACTTCTAGTTGAGAAGGATATTGTACTCCAGGATCCTTTTCTCACCATCAAG GTCCTTGGTCCAGCTGTGGTACACAAGCCTGTCAGTGTGGAGGTCACATTTACCAACCCTCTGTCTGATGAGGTGACAGACTGTGTCCTCAGAGCTGAAGGCAGTGGCCTGCTCAAAGAGCAACTCCGAATCTG TGTGGAAAGAATGGCCCCCATGGAGACTTCAACAGTGGAATTTGAAATCATTCCCTACAGGAGTGGCACCAGGCAGCTTCAGGTGGACTTGGTTTGCACCCACTTTTCAGACATTAAGGGATTTGTGATGCTTCAGGTGGCTCCTGCTCAGTGA
- the CCNDBP1 gene encoding cyclin-D1-binding protein 1, translating to MEAREPLRDVRGALRAVLARLREGEPGEGQEPFELPRFWDALGQTFLVTSQEATKLSLAFSRPPLPSAENCQKLSEDVQNAILAVATVYYWLPKGQGTTLRKMVRDATTEVVEGMIQLTDTILNAPVESLSQEQLISTGGVWDACEQVSNLPRDNQAAVVSALAACLGVVKDAVEEMEHALVEGQDPYGDIVEDEELGFRGNRDTYWSEADRQLLSSCMGLMKASKACLKKVLAAVKAHGKADSPEHIAQLDDLADIANEISPSVDELALSMYPPVNPLAVRLNAAKLASVLKKVLEIAKTSHVCPPSEEGWVQFLTGAVDHNMNKVKNFTQGQL from the exons ATGGAGGCGCGGGAGCCGCTGCGGGACGTGCGCGGGGCGCTGCGGGCGGTGCTGGCGCGGCTGCGAG AGGGAGAGCCGGGCGAGGGCCAAGAGCCGTTCGAGCTGCCGCGCTTCTGGGACGCGCTAG GTCAGACGTTCCTAGTAACATCACAAGAAGCTACAAAGCTGAGTCTGGCATTCTCAAGGCCTCCACTACCTTCTGCAGAG AATTGCCAGAAGCTGAGTGAGGATGTCCAAAATGCCATCCTTGCAGTTGCCACAGTGTATTACTGGCTACCCAAGGGCCAAG GTACTACTCTTCGGAAGATGGTTCGAGATGCTACCACTGAAGTAGTGGAAGGGATGATCCAACTCACAGACACAATTCTCAATGCCCCAGTGGAGAG cTTGTCTCAGGAACAGCTAATATCAACTGGAGGTGTGTGGGATGCCTGTGAGCAAGTGTCTAACCTGCCACGAG ATAACCAGGCAGCAGTTGTGTCGGCTCTGGCTGCATGTCTAGGTGTGGTCAAGGATGCTGTGGAGGAGATGGAACAT GCACTGGTGGAAGGGCAGGATCCCTATGGGGACATCGTGGAAGATGAAGAGCTGGGCTTTCGGGGCAACAGAGACACGTATTGGTCAGAGGCTGACCGGcagctgctcagctcctgcatGGGATTGATGAAGGCTTCTAAAGCTTGCCTGAAGAAGGTCTTGGCTGCAGTGAAGGCCCATGGCAAAGCTGATTCTCCAGAGCACATTGCACAGCTGGATGACCTGGCAGACATTGCTAATGAGATCAGCCCAAG TGTTGATGAGCTGGCACTGAGCATGTACCCACCTGTGAACCCGTTGGCTGTGCGACTTAAC GCTGCTAAGTTGGCCTCAGTATTAAAGAAAGTCTTAGAGATTGCAAA GACAAGCCATGTATGTCCACCATCAGAGGAAGGCTGGGTGCAGTTTCTAACTGGTGCAGTGGATCATAACATGAACAAAGTCAAGAACTTCACACAGGGTCAACTTTAA